One window of the Anaeromyxobacter dehalogenans 2CP-C genome contains the following:
- a CDS encoding 5-formyltetrahydrofolate cyclo-ligase, translated as MSDPAIPSDRKRALRRSLIGARARIGQDERAGASRQILARLEALDLVAGARTLALYAPLGGEVDVLALAERARLAGGRAVFPKVRAGDRRLAFARCTPLDLVRGPLGALEPPEDAPLVEPGEVDCVVLPGVAFSRDGLRLGRGGGYYDATLAAMPRAARVGVAFEVQVVDALPREPHDAALDALVTEARTLRFERESG; from the coding sequence GTGAGCGATCCCGCCATCCCCTCCGACCGCAAGCGCGCGCTGCGACGGTCGCTCATCGGCGCGCGCGCCCGCATCGGCCAGGACGAGCGCGCCGGGGCATCCCGCCAGATCCTGGCGCGCCTCGAGGCGCTCGACCTCGTCGCGGGCGCCCGCACGCTCGCGCTGTACGCGCCGCTCGGCGGCGAGGTGGACGTGCTCGCGCTCGCGGAGCGTGCGCGCCTCGCCGGCGGCCGCGCGGTGTTCCCGAAGGTCCGGGCCGGCGATCGCCGCCTCGCCTTCGCGCGCTGCACGCCGCTCGACCTCGTGCGCGGCCCCCTCGGCGCGCTCGAGCCCCCGGAGGACGCGCCGCTCGTCGAGCCCGGCGAGGTGGACTGCGTGGTGCTGCCCGGGGTGGCGTTCTCGAGGGACGGGCTGCGGCTCGGGCGCGGGGGCGGCTACTACGACGCGACGCTGGCAGCCATGCCGCGCGCGGCGCGCGTGGGGGTCGCCTTCGAGGTGCAGGTGGTGGACGCGCTCCCGCGCGAGCCGCACGACGCGGCGCTCGACGCGCTCGTGACCGAGGCCCGGACGCTCCGCTTCGAGCGAGAAAGCGGTTGA
- a CDS encoding TIGR00282 family metallophosphoesterase, with the protein MKVLFLGDVFGKPGRQAIQRIVPRLIVREAIDLVVANAENSAGGVGVTPDSADELLAAEVNLLTSGNHIWSKREIVPYLDAPGSRLLRPANYPPGSPGRGRGIASTPDGRRLGVVNIEGRVFMKTLDDPFRTALAEVEALRADGVTCILVDMHCEATSEKNAMGWFLDGKVSAVLGTHTHVQTADARVLPGGTAFVTDVGMCGPWDSVIGVKKELVLERFLTQRPVGFEPARREVYLQGAIVDLDDATGRARSIARVQEKLEE; encoded by the coding sequence TTGAAAGTCCTCTTCCTCGGAGACGTGTTCGGCAAGCCCGGCCGCCAGGCGATCCAGCGGATCGTCCCCCGCCTCATCGTGCGCGAGGCGATCGACCTCGTGGTGGCGAACGCCGAGAACTCGGCCGGGGGCGTCGGGGTGACCCCGGACTCGGCCGACGAGCTGCTCGCGGCCGAGGTGAACCTGCTCACCAGCGGCAACCACATCTGGTCGAAGCGCGAGATCGTCCCCTACCTCGACGCGCCCGGGTCGCGGCTCCTGCGCCCCGCCAACTACCCGCCCGGCTCGCCCGGTCGCGGCCGCGGCATCGCCTCCACCCCGGACGGCCGGCGCCTCGGCGTGGTGAACATCGAGGGGCGGGTGTTCATGAAGACGCTCGACGACCCGTTCCGCACGGCGCTCGCCGAGGTCGAGGCGCTCCGGGCCGACGGCGTCACGTGCATCCTGGTGGACATGCACTGCGAGGCCACCAGCGAGAAGAACGCCATGGGCTGGTTCCTCGACGGCAAGGTCTCGGCGGTGCTCGGCACGCACACCCACGTGCAGACCGCCGACGCGCGCGTGCTCCCCGGCGGCACCGCCTTCGTCACCGACGTCGGCATGTGCGGGCCGTGGGACTCCGTCATCGGCGTGAAGAAGGAGCTGGTGCTGGAGCGCTTCCTCACGCAGCGCCCGGTCGGCTTCGAGCCGGCGCGGCGCGAGGTCTACCTGCAGGGCGCGATCGTGGACCTCGACGACGCGACCGGCCGCGCGCGGTCGATCGCGCGGGTGCAGGAGAAGCTCGAGGAGTGA
- a CDS encoding deoxyribonuclease IV translates to MLLGAHEGIAGGVSTAFARAEADGADCLQIFTRNARGWAAKPLEPDEVKRFQGEARRTRKPVAAHSSYLINSAAADRDLRKKSWDALADELDRCERLGIPGLIFHPGSHENAAEGIALVAEGMQRAIEQVPGKAKLLVETTAGQGSSLGWRFEEIAAIRQAIPGAARRRTGVCVDTCHLFAAGYDLTTEEGYHRTFEELDRVVGLSNVRAFHLNDSKKPLGCRVDRHEHIGQGAMGLGPFRRLVNDPRFAEIPGFVETESRFKENIEVLRGLVRR, encoded by the coding sequence ATGCTCCTGGGTGCACATGAAGGCATCGCCGGTGGGGTCTCGACCGCGTTCGCGCGCGCCGAGGCCGACGGCGCCGACTGCCTGCAGATCTTCACCCGCAACGCGCGGGGCTGGGCGGCGAAGCCGCTCGAGCCCGACGAGGTGAAGCGGTTCCAGGGCGAGGCCCGCCGCACCCGCAAGCCGGTGGCGGCCCACTCCTCCTACCTCATCAACAGCGCCGCCGCCGACCGCGACCTCCGGAAGAAGAGCTGGGACGCGCTCGCCGACGAGCTGGACCGCTGCGAGCGGCTCGGCATCCCGGGGCTGATCTTCCACCCGGGGAGCCACGAGAACGCGGCCGAGGGCATCGCGCTCGTGGCGGAGGGGATGCAGCGCGCCATCGAGCAGGTCCCCGGCAAGGCGAAGCTCCTCGTCGAGACCACCGCCGGCCAGGGCTCCAGCCTGGGCTGGCGGTTCGAGGAGATCGCGGCCATCCGCCAGGCGATCCCCGGCGCGGCCCGCCGCCGCACCGGCGTCTGCGTGGACACCTGCCACCTGTTCGCGGCGGGCTACGACCTCACCACCGAGGAGGGATACCACCGCACCTTCGAGGAGCTCGACCGAGTGGTCGGCCTCTCGAACGTGCGCGCGTTCCACCTCAACGACTCGAAGAAGCCGCTCGGGTGCCGGGTGGACCGGCACGAGCACATCGGGCAGGGCGCCATGGGGCTGGGCCCCTTCCGCCGCCTGGTGAACGACCCCCGCTTCGCGGAGATCCCGGGGTTCGTGGAGACCGAGTCGCGATTCAAGGAGAACATCGAGGTCCTCCGCGGCCTCGTACGCCGATGA
- a CDS encoding cysteine desulfurase family protein translates to MIYLDHNAITPMRPEAKAAVRDALEVFGNPSSVHAAGRAARDLLDGARERVARAVGAAPAEIVFTSGATESAALAIRGVLGAAPAGRRRLVVTAVEHPCVLSLARALERSGTPLTVVPVDRRGQVDPEAFRAALGPDVALACAMRANNETGGVLPVPELAAAARDAGAPFFCDAVQAAGKIPLDVRALGADLVALTGQKFGGPRGAGVLWVAPGLPLAPVLGGEQERGRRAGTENLPGVAGLAAALEAAVAAVAEEGPRLAALRDRLEAGLLAAVPRARVNGAGAPRLPGTLSITFEGCDAEALLMAMDLEGVCASAGSACHSGSTRPSGVLLALGLSDADARATLRLSLGWTTTAEDVDAALRIVPPLAARVRGAIAGPA, encoded by the coding sequence GTGATCTACCTCGACCACAACGCCATCACCCCCATGCGCCCCGAGGCGAAGGCCGCGGTGCGCGACGCGCTGGAGGTGTTCGGCAACCCGAGCTCCGTCCACGCGGCCGGCCGCGCCGCGCGCGACCTGCTCGACGGCGCCCGGGAGCGGGTGGCCCGCGCGGTGGGCGCGGCGCCGGCCGAGATCGTGTTCACCTCCGGCGCGACCGAGTCGGCCGCGCTCGCGATCCGCGGCGTGCTCGGGGCCGCGCCCGCCGGGCGGCGGCGGCTGGTGGTCACGGCGGTGGAGCACCCCTGCGTCCTCTCGCTCGCGCGCGCGCTCGAGCGGTCGGGCACGCCGCTCACGGTCGTCCCGGTGGATCGCCGCGGCCAGGTGGACCCGGAGGCGTTCCGGGCCGCGCTCGGGCCCGACGTGGCGCTCGCCTGCGCCATGCGCGCGAACAACGAGACCGGGGGGGTGCTGCCGGTGCCGGAGCTCGCCGCGGCGGCGCGCGACGCGGGCGCCCCGTTCTTCTGCGACGCGGTGCAGGCGGCCGGGAAGATCCCGCTCGACGTGCGCGCGCTCGGCGCGGACCTGGTGGCGCTCACCGGGCAGAAGTTCGGCGGGCCGCGCGGGGCCGGCGTGCTGTGGGTCGCGCCCGGGCTGCCGCTCGCGCCGGTGCTGGGCGGCGAGCAGGAGCGCGGCCGCCGCGCGGGCACCGAGAACCTGCCCGGCGTCGCGGGCCTGGCCGCCGCGCTGGAGGCGGCCGTCGCCGCGGTGGCCGAGGAGGGCCCGCGCCTCGCGGCGCTGCGCGACCGGCTCGAGGCCGGGCTCCTCGCCGCGGTGCCGCGCGCGCGGGTGAACGGCGCCGGCGCCCCGCGCCTGCCCGGCACGCTCTCGATCACGTTCGAGGGTTGCGACGCCGAGGCGCTGCTCATGGCCATGGACCTCGAGGGCGTGTGCGCGAGCGCCGGCTCCGCCTGCCACTCCGGCTCGACCAGGCCCTCCGGCGTGCTGCTCGCGCTCGGCCTCTCGGACGCGGACGCGCGCGCGACGCTGCGCCTCTCGCTCGGCTGGACCACCACCGCCGAGGACGTGGACGCGGCGCTCCGGATCGTGCCGCCGCTCGCGGCGCGCGTGCGCGGCGCCATCGCCGGCCCCGCGTAG
- a CDS encoding YfhL family 4Fe-4S dicluster ferredoxin, whose product MALKITEECINCGACEPECPNTAISQGDDIYVIDAAKCTECQGVHDAPACAGVCPVDCCVK is encoded by the coding sequence ATGGCCCTGAAGATTACCGAGGAGTGCATCAACTGCGGCGCGTGCGAGCCCGAGTGCCCGAACACCGCCATCAGCCAGGGTGACGACATCTACGTCATCGACGCCGCCAAGTGCACCGAGTGCCAGGGCGTGCACGACGCGCCGGCGTGCGCGGGCGTCTGCCCGGTCGACTGCTGCGTGAAGTAG
- a CDS encoding branched-chain amino acid transaminase, whose protein sequence is MIKADRIWLDGKLVAFEDAKVHVLTHALHYGIGVFEGIRAYEQAGGGSAVFRLHEHIQRLFDSARIMLMEIPFSPGDVERACVEVLKANHLKAGYIRPLAFFGAGSMGVGAPNPVQVLVAAWPWGAYLSEEGMAKGIRAKVSSIARLHIGGQMVRAKVSGQYVNSFLATREAALAGYDEAILLDADGYVAEGSGENVFIVKNGVLQTPPLSSPVLDGITRNAVLRLAGDLGIPVKEEKFTRDTAYLADELFLTGTAAEVTPVRELDNRRIGKGEPGPVTKRISEAFFKAVGGADPKHREWLTPY, encoded by the coding sequence ATGATCAAGGCGGACAGGATCTGGCTCGACGGCAAGCTCGTCGCCTTCGAGGACGCGAAGGTCCACGTCCTCACCCACGCGCTCCACTACGGCATCGGCGTGTTCGAGGGCATCCGCGCCTACGAGCAGGCCGGCGGGGGCTCGGCGGTGTTCCGCCTGCACGAGCACATCCAGCGCCTGTTCGACTCGGCGCGGATCATGCTCATGGAGATCCCGTTCTCCCCCGGCGACGTCGAGCGCGCCTGCGTCGAGGTGCTGAAGGCGAACCACCTGAAGGCCGGCTACATCCGCCCGCTCGCGTTCTTCGGCGCCGGCTCCATGGGCGTCGGCGCGCCGAACCCGGTGCAGGTGCTGGTCGCGGCCTGGCCCTGGGGCGCCTACCTCTCCGAGGAGGGCATGGCGAAGGGCATCCGCGCCAAGGTCTCGTCCATCGCCCGCCTCCACATCGGCGGGCAGATGGTGCGCGCCAAGGTGTCCGGGCAGTACGTGAACTCGTTCCTCGCCACCCGCGAGGCGGCGCTCGCCGGCTACGACGAGGCCATCCTGCTCGACGCCGACGGCTACGTGGCCGAGGGCTCGGGCGAGAACGTGTTCATCGTGAAGAACGGCGTGCTGCAGACGCCGCCGCTCTCCTCCCCGGTGCTGGACGGCATCACCCGCAACGCGGTGCTCCGCCTCGCCGGCGACCTGGGCATCCCGGTGAAGGAGGAGAAGTTCACCCGCGACACGGCCTACCTCGCCGACGAGCTGTTCCTCACCGGCACGGCCGCCGAGGTCACCCCGGTCCGCGAGCTCGACAACCGGCGCATCGGCAAGGGCGAGCCCGGGCCGGTGACGAAGCGGATCTCGGAGGCGTTCTTCAAGGCGGTCGGGGGCGCGGACCCGAAGCACCGCGAGTGGCTCACGCCCTATTAG
- the tyrS gene encoding tyrosine--tRNA ligase has translation MQNLLEALVPRSLVHDQTPGLQARLAQGPITGYVGFDPTADSLHVGHLLAVMSLAWLQRCGGTPIIVVGGGTGMVGDPSGKRSERPVLSVEEIDRNVAAIRAQLERFVSFEGQNAARVRNNADWLRSIGLMEFLRDVGKHFTVNYMLAKDSVKGRMESGISFTEFSYQLIQAYDFWHLFHAERCELQMGGSDQWGNITAGAELVSRKDGASVHGLTFPLLTTASGTKFGKTEGGAVWLDPARTSPYKFFQFWLNTDDRDVERLLKFFTFLSLDEIAALLAEQARDPGKRPAQRRLAEDVTARVHGPDVTRSVIEASRILFGGTDLRAAGVDVLDVLAGEIPSATVTGDELAALTVADLLVKVGLAASKGEVRRGVAGRGFSLNGAVLESGDAKVAAGELLAGGYALLQKGKRNYALVKVR, from the coding sequence ATGCAGAACCTCCTCGAAGCCCTCGTCCCGCGCAGCCTCGTCCACGACCAGACCCCGGGCCTCCAGGCCCGCCTCGCCCAGGGCCCCATCACCGGCTACGTCGGCTTCGATCCCACCGCCGACTCGCTGCACGTTGGCCACCTGCTCGCGGTCATGTCGCTCGCGTGGCTGCAGCGCTGCGGCGGCACGCCGATCATCGTGGTGGGCGGCGGCACCGGCATGGTCGGCGATCCGAGCGGCAAGCGCTCCGAGCGCCCGGTGCTCTCGGTGGAGGAGATCGACCGGAACGTGGCCGCGATCCGCGCGCAGCTCGAGCGGTTCGTGTCGTTCGAGGGCCAGAACGCGGCGCGGGTGCGCAACAACGCCGACTGGCTGCGCTCCATCGGCCTGATGGAGTTCCTGCGCGACGTCGGCAAGCACTTCACCGTGAACTACATGCTGGCGAAGGACTCGGTGAAGGGCCGCATGGAGAGCGGCATCTCGTTCACCGAGTTCTCGTACCAGCTCATCCAGGCCTACGACTTCTGGCACCTGTTCCACGCCGAGCGGTGCGAGCTGCAGATGGGCGGCAGCGACCAGTGGGGCAACATCACCGCCGGCGCCGAGCTGGTCTCGCGCAAGGACGGCGCGAGCGTCCACGGGCTCACGTTCCCGCTGCTCACCACCGCCTCGGGCACCAAGTTCGGCAAGACCGAGGGCGGCGCGGTGTGGCTCGACCCGGCGCGGACCTCGCCGTACAAGTTCTTCCAGTTCTGGCTCAACACCGACGACCGCGACGTGGAGCGGCTGCTGAAGTTCTTCACGTTCCTGTCGCTCGACGAGATCGCCGCGCTGCTCGCCGAGCAGGCGCGCGACCCGGGGAAGCGCCCGGCGCAGCGCAGGCTGGCCGAGGACGTCACCGCCCGCGTGCACGGGCCGGACGTCACCCGCAGCGTCATCGAGGCGAGCCGCATCCTGTTCGGCGGCACCGACCTGCGCGCCGCCGGCGTGGACGTGCTCGACGTGCTGGCGGGCGAGATCCCCTCCGCGACGGTGACCGGCGACGAGCTGGCCGCGCTCACGGTCGCCGACCTGCTCGTGAAGGTCGGCCTGGCCGCGTCGAAGGGCGAGGTCCGGCGCGGCGTGGCGGGGCGCGGGTTCTCGCTGAACGGGGCGGTGCTCGAGTCCGGCGACGCGAAGGTGGCCGCGGGCGAGCTGCTCGCCGGCGGCTACGCGCTGCTGCAGAAGGGGAAGCGCAACTACGCGCTCGTGAAGGTGCGCTAG
- a CDS encoding DHH family phosphoesterase, translated as MKVHLPMRQPPDEPQKPRTRPEVRAARMTLYPRGGESPRAKLDRLVQYARSHERALILTHDNPDPDSIAAGVALAYLLEKLAGVEAIVAYGGIVGRAENRALIKVLKLPVVPIARVVFDDYDLICMVDTQPEQGNHSLPARHFPDVVIDHHPERPDSHLAPIADVGGPIGATSTVLAEYFRASGLKVPAGLATALFYGIKADTRDLGRQTTPTDVDAYLWLFPMTDKDALGAIEHPLLPEDYFRLYHTAIERAQVYGEVVICDLGTIYTPDMVAEIAERFMYLEDMKWSLAFAQYEDALFFSVRTTDRRMNAGRLIREVIEARGGSAGGHGTMAGARLPVKGLGAAANRKLREEVVKDFLDAFGVRARKPKKLV; from the coding sequence ATGAAGGTCCATCTTCCCATGCGCCAGCCGCCCGACGAGCCGCAGAAACCGCGGACCCGCCCGGAGGTCCGCGCCGCCCGGATGACGCTCTACCCGCGCGGTGGCGAGTCGCCCCGCGCCAAGCTCGATCGCCTCGTCCAGTACGCCCGCTCGCACGAGCGCGCGCTCATCCTCACGCACGACAACCCGGACCCGGACTCCATCGCCGCGGGCGTCGCGCTGGCCTACCTGCTCGAGAAGCTCGCCGGCGTCGAGGCCATCGTCGCGTACGGCGGCATCGTGGGGCGCGCCGAGAACCGCGCGCTCATCAAGGTCCTGAAGCTGCCGGTGGTCCCCATCGCCCGCGTGGTCTTCGACGACTACGACCTCATCTGCATGGTCGATACGCAGCCGGAGCAGGGGAACCACTCGCTCCCGGCCCGCCACTTCCCCGACGTGGTCATCGACCACCACCCGGAGCGGCCCGACTCGCACCTCGCGCCCATCGCGGACGTGGGCGGCCCCATCGGCGCCACCTCCACCGTGCTCGCGGAGTACTTCCGCGCGAGCGGCCTGAAGGTGCCCGCCGGCCTCGCCACCGCGCTGTTCTACGGGATCAAGGCCGACACCCGCGACCTGGGCCGGCAGACCACGCCCACCGACGTGGACGCGTACCTGTGGCTGTTCCCGATGACGGACAAGGACGCGCTGGGCGCCATCGAGCACCCGCTGCTGCCCGAGGACTACTTCCGCCTGTACCACACCGCCATCGAGCGGGCGCAGGTCTACGGCGAGGTGGTGATCTGCGACCTCGGCACGATCTACACGCCGGACATGGTCGCGGAGATCGCCGAGCGGTTCATGTACCTCGAGGACATGAAGTGGTCGCTCGCGTTCGCGCAGTACGAGGACGCGCTGTTCTTCTCGGTGCGCACCACCGACCGGCGCATGAACGCGGGGCGGCTCATCCGCGAGGTCATCGAGGCCCGCGGCGGCTCCGCCGGCGGCCACGGCACCATGGCGGGCGCCCGGCTGCCGGTGAAGGGGCTCGGCGCCGCGGCGAACCGCAAGCTGCGCGAGGAGGTCGTGAAGGACTTCCTCGACGCGTTCGGCGTGCGCGCGCGCAAGCCGAAGAAGCTCGTCTAG
- a CDS encoding SAM-dependent methyltransferase, protein MAKPYDPKDFYYRKAKKQGLRARSAFKIEEILHRHRLLGRGDAVLDLGAAPGGFLQILAEAVGEKGVAVGVDLEPIRNLGKRWVRTAIVDLLAPDALDKIRLLHDGRFRLVTSDMAPKTIGIKVTDEARSLELVRMALSVAEQVLVPGGAFVAKVFMGGDFPALKRELQGRFAAMHVIRPEAVRESSYEVYVLGTGFRGRAAAVAPAAVKAEAPRAPAPPEQAAAPEEATAPATRAARQKPAPAKKPAAAKRPAARKRAAKKPARRA, encoded by the coding sequence ATGGCCAAGCCCTACGACCCGAAGGACTTCTACTACCGCAAGGCGAAGAAGCAGGGCCTGCGCGCCCGCTCGGCCTTCAAGATCGAGGAGATCCTGCACCGCCACCGCCTGCTCGGGCGGGGCGACGCGGTGCTCGACCTGGGCGCGGCGCCGGGCGGGTTCCTGCAGATCCTGGCCGAGGCGGTGGGCGAGAAGGGCGTCGCGGTCGGCGTGGACCTCGAGCCCATCCGCAACCTGGGCAAGCGGTGGGTGCGGACCGCGATCGTGGACCTGCTCGCGCCGGACGCGCTCGACAAGATCCGCCTGCTGCACGACGGCCGCTTCCGCCTGGTCACGAGCGACATGGCGCCGAAGACCATCGGCATCAAGGTGACGGACGAGGCGCGCTCGCTCGAGCTGGTCCGGATGGCGCTGTCGGTCGCGGAGCAGGTGCTCGTGCCGGGCGGCGCGTTCGTCGCGAAGGTGTTCATGGGCGGCGACTTCCCGGCGCTGAAGCGCGAGCTGCAGGGGCGCTTCGCGGCGATGCACGTGATCCGGCCGGAGGCGGTGCGCGAGTCGAGCTACGAGGTGTACGTGCTCGGCACCGGCTTCCGAGGGCGCGCTGCGGCGGTCGCGCCGGCCGCGGTGAAGGCGGAGGCGCCGAGGGCGCCCGCGCCGCCGGAGCAGGCTGCCGCGCCGGAGGAGGCCACGGCGCCGGCGACGCGCGCCGCGAGGCAGAAGCCGGCGCCCGCGAAGAAGCCCGCCGCCGCGAAGCGGCCCGCGGCGAGGAAGCGGGCCGCGAAGAAGCCGGCCAGGCGGGCGTGA
- a CDS encoding Fic family protein, whose translation MEDLADRLRGDPEIVQDFLARYELSWLYHENALEGVVYSSQELATALANAPLADVTFVSALQEIRNHKVALDLVREEAAAKKPKLNLTTVKKLYETLGHGIEGRSVAEYRKDMPLHRAYFHDIAQPPKIQPALQKLLEATEGADFRNAHPIQQACKLHHGFMQVFPFTENSGRVARLLANLVLLHAGYKLPVIVHATDRQRYYESLRLPDTILRDLTMEALDNALTQAEKYFAEAPRARKAAR comes from the coding sequence ATGGAGGATCTCGCAGACCGCCTCCGCGGCGATCCCGAGATCGTCCAGGACTTCCTCGCCCGGTACGAGCTGTCGTGGCTCTACCACGAGAACGCGCTCGAGGGCGTCGTGTACTCGAGCCAGGAACTCGCCACCGCGCTCGCGAACGCGCCGCTCGCGGACGTGACGTTCGTGAGCGCGCTCCAGGAGATCCGCAACCACAAGGTGGCGCTCGACCTGGTGCGCGAGGAGGCGGCGGCCAAGAAGCCGAAGCTCAACCTCACCACGGTGAAGAAGCTGTACGAGACGCTCGGCCACGGGATCGAGGGCCGGAGCGTCGCCGAGTACCGCAAGGACATGCCGCTCCACCGCGCGTACTTCCACGACATCGCGCAGCCGCCGAAGATCCAGCCCGCCCTGCAGAAGCTGCTCGAGGCCACGGAGGGCGCCGACTTCCGCAACGCGCACCCCATCCAGCAGGCCTGCAAGCTGCACCACGGCTTCATGCAGGTGTTCCCGTTCACCGAGAACTCCGGCCGCGTGGCGCGCCTGCTCGCGAACCTCGTCCTGCTGCACGCCGGCTACAAGCTGCCGGTCATCGTCCACGCGACCGACCGCCAGCGGTACTACGAGTCGCTGCGGCTGCCCGACACCATCCTGCGCGACCTGACCATGGAGGCGCTCGACAACGCGCTGACCCAGGCCGAGAAGTACTTCGCCGAGGCGCCGCGGGCCCGGAAGGCCGCCCGCTAG
- a CDS encoding serine/threonine-protein kinase, whose protein sequence is MATALDRFRIQGLIGRGGMAEVFRAVALEGPLAGQTVALKRLRPELARDPGFVALFEREAAVTRRLRHPGIVEVLETGVASGAPVIVMEYVDGRNLKEILARCAERGILLPVDFAAYAAQVLAEALAHAHAGVDAAGAPLGIVHCDVSPSNVFVSRLGEIKLGDFGVALTPGAAGAPGPGALGKVQYLSPEQLRGERPTPACDLFALGAVLFELLTDRPAFPGRDVNEVGRRILAGEARAPSSLRPEVPAALDALVLRCLARDAARRPASAAAAAAEIAALYDPAVGTPLAIAAVVRGLFGAA, encoded by the coding sequence ATGGCGACCGCGCTCGACCGCTTCCGCATCCAGGGGCTCATCGGCCGCGGCGGCATGGCCGAGGTCTTCCGGGCGGTCGCGCTGGAGGGCCCGCTCGCCGGCCAGACGGTGGCGCTGAAGCGGCTCCGGCCCGAGCTGGCCCGCGACCCCGGCTTCGTGGCGCTGTTCGAGCGGGAGGCGGCCGTCACGCGGCGGCTGCGGCACCCGGGCATCGTCGAGGTGCTCGAGACGGGCGTGGCCTCGGGCGCGCCGGTCATCGTGATGGAGTACGTGGACGGGCGGAACCTGAAGGAGATCCTGGCCCGCTGCGCGGAGCGCGGGATCCTGCTGCCGGTGGACTTCGCCGCGTACGCGGCCCAGGTGCTGGCGGAGGCGCTCGCGCACGCGCACGCCGGCGTGGACGCGGCCGGCGCGCCGCTCGGCATCGTGCACTGCGACGTCTCGCCCTCGAACGTGTTCGTCTCCCGGCTCGGCGAGATCAAGCTCGGCGACTTCGGCGTGGCGCTCACGCCGGGGGCGGCGGGCGCGCCGGGGCCGGGCGCGCTCGGCAAGGTGCAGTACCTCTCGCCCGAGCAGCTGCGCGGCGAGCGCCCCACGCCCGCGTGCGACCTGTTCGCGCTGGGCGCGGTGCTGTTCGAGCTGCTGACCGACCGCCCCGCGTTCCCGGGGCGCGACGTGAACGAGGTGGGGCGGCGCATCCTGGCGGGCGAGGCGCGCGCGCCCTCGTCGCTGCGGCCCGAGGTCCCGGCGGCGCTCGACGCGCTCGTGCTCCGCTGCCTGGCCCGCGATGCGGCGCGGCGCCCGGCCAGCGCGGCCGCGGCGGCGGCCGAGATCGCGGCCCTGTACGATCCGGCGGTGGGCACGCCGCTCGCGATCGCGGCGGTGGTGCGGGGGCTGTTCGGGGCCGCCTAG